One Trichoderma atroviride chromosome 7, complete sequence DNA segment encodes these proteins:
- a CDS encoding uncharacterized protein (EggNog:ENOG41) gives MEVSLESLCVSSNTDSKQSPELEIQPRISLDDLAPETLLTIMTELTDLDSLYTLIVASPKAWRLFTKYACLITESVLSSPDSLLAPGIQQFIRALILIRNSQEPFARPDDFVYFIHKHMAKNTDNGIKYDDLDTVTAKITASLATAITVNKPPTEILWSVVATARHVSVLTHGCLEFYLARIRSPSFTPKYLDHARNCIDPGDPTPPCMIDFEGTPLVTADIGQPSWVEETRVSRALWFVQLANEVTLSAPQRRDPKDGAEFRNPQDFIRENVNHSLINGPAEEVETVMSYLESLRTQPETKQKGPYYRLPRPPKGYSDAGWITPLPELRQQEWEDGQCYRLVYPNKVVEFDLPPDVKDMKDAPSRSTVARWDQTCVAIDGPSTNIEYWAGLSSDMLSSPIIGVTFNSYRRLGFALWDRKRMFFLGLIPGLYETFSFENIAQYNFAWESILPAEEARGLKEAQRAGTRFNECLWPNEIMW, from the coding sequence ATGGAGGTTTCTCTCGAAAGCCTTTGTGTTTCTTCAAACACGGACAGCAAACAAAGCCCAGAGCTGGAGATTCAGCCTCGCATCTCGCTAGATGACCTAGCACCTGAAACTCTGCTCACAATCATGACCGAGCTGACCGATCTCGACTCTTTATATACTTTGATCGTGGCATCGCCAAAAGCATGGCGCTTGTTCACCAAATACGCCTGCCTCATCACCGAATCTGTCCTGTCTTCTCCAGACTCGCTCCTAGCTCCCGGTATCCAACAGTTTATACGTGCCCTCATCCTGATACGCAATTCTCAAGAACCTTTCGCGCGTCCAGATGACTTTGTCTACTTCATACATAAACACATGGCTAAGAATACGGATAACGGCATTAAATACGATGACTTGGACACTGTCACGGCTAAAATTACTGCTTCACTCGCAACTGCCATCACAGTCAACAAGCCACCTACTGAAATACTCTGGTCTGTCGTGGCAACAGCCCGACACGTCTCAGTCCTCACACATGGCTGCTTGGAGTTTTATCTCGCTCGCATACGGAGTCCTTCGTTTACGCCCAAATACCTCGACCATGCTCGCAATTGTATCGACCCCGGTGACCCGACGCCTCCTTGTATGATTGACTTTGAGGGTACTCCGTTAGTAACAGCAGACATCGGGCAACCAAGCTGGGTCGAAGAAACGCGAGTTTCGCGAGCTCTATGGTTCGTTCAACTCGCCAATGAAGTGACTTTGTCAGCTCCTCAAAGGAGAGACCCCAAGGATGGAGCCGAATTCAGGAACCCGCAAGATTTTATCCGCGAAAACGTAAATCATTCGCTCATAAATGGTCCGGCTGAAGAGGTAGAAACCGTCATGTCATATCTCGAAAGCCTCAGAACACAGCCagaaacaaagcaaaagggGCCATACTACCGCCTCCCTCGCCCTCCAAAGGGCTATAGTGATGCGGGCTGGATAACACCTCTTCCCGAACTTCGACAGCAAGAATGGGAGGACGGTCAGTGTTATAGATTGGTTTATCCCAACAAAGTTGTTGAGTTCGACTTGCCGCCGGATGTGAAGGATATGAAAGACGCACCATCCAGATCAACAGTCGCCCGCTGGGATCAGACATGCGTTGCCATCGACGGGCCTTCCACCAACATAGAATACTGGGCAGGCCTCTCTAGCGATATGCTTTCATCGCCCATAATAGGCGTCACATTCAATTCCTATCGCCGACTAGGGTTCGCATTGTGGGACAGGAAGCGAATGTTTTTCCTGGGCCTCATTCCAGGGCTATACGAAACATTCTCCTTTGAAAATATAGCCCAGTACAACTTCGCCTGGGAAAGCATTCTTCCCGCCGAAGAAGCACGGGGCCTGAAAGAGGCGCAACGAGCAGGAACAAGGTTCAATGAGTGCCTGTGGCCGAATGAGATTATGTGGTGA
- a CDS encoding uncharacterized protein (BUSCO:EOG092D2R1Y~TransMembrane:1 (o17-44i)) yields the protein MASVASFFENVPQPVQWALAGIGALYLGSKFFGYLRLLLGSFLLPGTNLRKYGKPGTWAVITGASDGLGKEYASQLAAKGFNLVLVSRTQSKLDTLAKELEQKYTGKGLQVKTFAMDFAQDNDSDYDRLRELVQDLDVGILINNVGQSHSIPVPFLETPKEELQNIITINCLGTLKTTQVVAPILQKRKRGLILTMGSFGGWTPTPYLATYSGSKAFLQQWSNALSAELSDYNVDVYLVLSHLVTTAMSKIRRTSLLIPNPRGFVKAALGKVGTGSYQTAPNTYTPWWSHAFMLWVVENVLGVNSPLTIWYNKKMHIDIRRRALRKAAREAKKQ from the exons ATGGCATCCGTCGCGAGCTTCTTCGAAAACGTGCCTCAGCCCGTCCAATGGGCTCTGGCTGGAATTGGTGCGCTTTACCTGGGATCCAAGTTCTTTGGCTACCTCCGGCTTTTGCTTGGCTCATTCCTGCTGCCGGGCACCAAT CTCCGCAAGTATGGAAAGCCTGGCACCTGGGCTGTTATTACCGGCGCCTCCGATGGCCTAGGCAAGGAGTATGCCTCGCAGCTCGCTGCCAAGGGCTTCAACCTCGTGCTCGTTTCTCGAACCCAGTCGAAGCTTGATACTCTGGCGAAAGAGCTGGAACAAAAGTACACCGGAAAGGGTCTTCAGGTCAAGACGTTTGCCATGGATTTTGCCCAGGACAACGATTCGGACTATGATAGACTGCGAGAGCTTGTGCAAGACCTGGATGTTGGTATTCTGATTAACAACGTCGGCCAGAGCCACAGCATTCCCGTTCCCTTCTTGGAGACgcccaaggaggagctgcagaacatcatcaccatcaactgCCTCGGAACCTTGAAGACCACTCAGGTCGTTGCTCCCATTCTCCAGAAGCGCAAGCGTGGTTTGATCCTGACCATGGGCTCATTCGGTGGCTGGACGCCCACCCCTTACCTGGCCACCTATTCCGGCAGCAAGGCTTTCCTCCAGCAGTGGAGCAACGCCCTGTCCGCCGAATTGTCCGATTACAACGTCGATGTCTACCTGGTCCTCAGCCACCTGGTCACGACCGCCATGAGCAAGATCCGCCGTACCAGCCTGCTTATCCCCAACCCTCGCGGCTTCGTCAAGGCTGCGCTGGGCAAGGTCGGAACCGGCAGCTACCAGACCGCGCCAAACACCTACACCCCCTGGTGGAGCCATGCCTTTATGCTGTGGGTGGTTGAGAATGTGTTGGGCGTCAACAGCCCCTTGACGATTTGGTACAACAAGAAGATGCACATTGATATCCGCCGCCGGGCCCTTCGCAAGGCGGCTCGcgaggcaaagaagcagtAA
- a CDS encoding uncharacterized protein (EggNog:ENOG41~TransMembrane:4 (o15-37i86-107o113-135i147-166o)~BUSCO:EOG092D4GG0) translates to MDLLKSILPPANGILPYYMLILSVVSIGNSLQAYTTLHFSRRVYNGRFIRNPKLPPASANFNPEDSANKLVHAQNDPKAADQLTPLAGRLFGTWTIITSIVRCYAAYHLNSGPMYNIAIWTYVVALSHFASELFVFKSMTFGLPQMFPFTLATTALIWMPMVRSYYVEFE, encoded by the exons ATGGATCTGCTCAAGTCAATCCTGCCGCCCGCCAATGGCATCCTCCCCTACTACATGCTCATT CTCTCCGTCGTATCCATCGGCAACTCCCTCCAAGCCTACACGACCCTGCACTTTTCACGGCGCGTCTACAACGGCCGCTTCATCCGAAACCCCAAGCTGCCCCCCGCGTCTGCCAACTTCAACCCCGAAGACTCGGCCAACAAACTGGTCCATGCCCAGAACGACCCCAAGGCTGCGGACCAGCTGACGCCCCTCGCCGGAAGGCTGTTCGGGACGTGGACAATCATCACCTCCATCGTTCGATGCTATGCGGCGTACCACCTGAACAGTGGGCCGATGTACAATATTGCCATCTGGACGTACGTGGTGGCACTAAGCCATTTCGCCAGCGAGCTGTTTGTGTTTAAGAGCATGACCTTTGGTCTTCCCCAGATGTTTCCCTTTACGCTGGCTACGACGGCGCTCATCTGGATGCCCATGGTTCGAAGCTACTATGTCGAGTTTGAGTAA
- a CDS encoding uncharacterized protein (BUSCO:EOG092D274B), with translation MGVIRKKTATRGGEGGVKYVCDVCSCDITSTVRIRCADPACSDFDLCVPCFGKGESRNTHDPATHSFRVIEQNSFPIFAREWGADEELLLLEGAEIYGLGSWADIADHIGGFREKDEVRDHYLSTFVDSPRFPLPKRCSPHDCELANEIPREEFQSRKKRRIEERREASKNAPALQPKTKPTASVPSCHEIQGYMPGRLEFETEYANEAEEAVQLMQFDPGDGLNPRTGELEPEMELKLTVMEIYNCRLTQRVERKKVVFEHNLLDYRENTKIEKRKTKEEKDLLQRAKPFGRIMNHRDFEDFTQGLQDELNLRQAIAQLQEWRSLRIGDLRSGEKYETEKASRIQKSIPMGSMDRERLASSQRSKAPPPPEPPSGAALLIAPELPIRPAQANGETNGDDAKPLTNGHTNGVNGVNGVNGINGHSPTKQKYIPQPISGVQPLQLTQENAPDLHLLTAEEAKLCEVVRLQPKPYLMIKEQILKEAIRGNGTLKKKQAKEICRLDTQKGARIFDFFSNAGWVGKA, from the exons ATGGGCGTCATCCGCAAGAAGACTGCGACGAGGGGAGGTGAGGGTGGTGTCAAGTACGTATGCGACGTCTGCTCGTGCGACATCACTTCGACG GTCCGCATTAGATGTGCCGACCCTGCATGCTCTGATTTCGACCTCTGCGTGCCGTGCTTTGGCAAGGGCGAGTCGCGCAACACTCACGATCCCGCAACGCACTCGTTCCGTGTGATTGAGCAGAATTCGTTCCCCATCTTTGCGCGAGAATGGGGTGCCGACGAagaattgctgctgctcgagggCGCCGAGATATATGGCCTCGGGTCCTGGGCGGACATTGCTGACCACATTGGCGGCTTCCGCGAAAAGGACGAAGTGCGCGACCACTACCTCAGTACATTTGTCGACTCGCCCAGGTTTCCGCTCCCCAAAAGATGCAGTCCTCATGACTGCGAGCTCGCAAATGAAATCCCACGAGAAGAGTTCCAGTCGCGCAAGAAGCGGCGCATCGAGGAGCGAAGAGAGGCGTCGAAGAATGCGCCGGCCCTGCAACCCAAAACGAAGCCCACTGCCAGTGTTCCTAGTTGCCACGAGATTCAGGGTTACATGCCTGGACGTCTCGAGTTTGAAACGGAGTACGCcaatgaagcagaagaggcggTGCAGCTGATGCAGTTCGACCCTGGTGATGGACTCAATCCAAGGACAGGAGAGCTGGAGCCCGAGATGGAGCTAAAGTTGACGGTGATGGAAATATACAACTGTCGGCTAACACAGCGTGTGGAGCGCAAAAAGGTTGTTTTCGAGCATAATCTGCTGGATTATCGAGAAAACACAAAGAtagaaaagaggaagaccaaagaagagaaagacctACTCCAGAGGGCAAAGCCATTTGGTCGCATCATGAACCATAGAGACTTTGAAGATTTCACACAAGGCTTGCAGGATGAGCTGAATCTAAGACAAGCCATTGCTCAGCTCCAAGAGTGGCGCAGTCTTCGCATTGGAGATCTCCGAAGCGGCGAAAAGTACGAAACGGAAAAGGCTTCTCGGATACAAAAGTCTATACCTATGGGTTCCATGGATAGAGAGAGGCTGGCATCCTCTCAGCGTTCAAAGGCGCCACCTCCTCCAGAGCCTCCAAGCGgggctgctcttctcattGCCCCTGAGCTGCCAATCCGCCCCGCGCAAGCCAACGGAGAGACaaatggcgacgatgccaaacCTCTGACGAATGGCCACACCAATGGCGTAAACGGCGTCAATGGAGTCAACGGCATCAACGGCCACAGTCCCACCAAACAAAAATATATTCCACAGCCCATCTCTGGCGTGCAGCCATTACAGTTGACGCAGGAGAACGCTCCCGACTTGCACCTCCTCACGGCAGAGGAAGCTAAGCTCTGTGAGGTCGTGCGCCTTCAGCCGAAGCCATACTTGATGATCAAGGAGCAAATCCTCAAGGAAGCCATTCGGGGTAATGGGACGctcaagaagaaacaagccaaagaaatTTGCCGACTTGACACTCAGAAGGGGGCGAGAATATTTGATTTCTTCAGCAACGCAGGGTGGGTCGGTAAGGCATGA